A genomic window from Quercus lobata isolate SW786 chromosome 10, ValleyOak3.0 Primary Assembly, whole genome shotgun sequence includes:
- the LOC115965637 gene encoding TPR repeat-containing thioredoxin TDX, with product MESAKISELKQFVSECKSNPSLIHNPSLAFFKSYLQSLGARIPPEPKTEKGGDKMSGTGEHFDAKNPHTATEDDDDDELVESDIELDVTDVVEPDNDPPQKMGNPSIEVTEENREAAQIEKSKAMDAISEGKMDEAIDHLTEAIMLNPTSAILYASRASVFVKLKKPNAAICDADAALQINPDSAKGYKIRGMARAILGRWEESASDLHVASTLDYDEEIGLVLKKVEPNARKIEEHHRKYERLRKERELKKAERERKRPQAEADQDALSALKDGEVISIHSVSELEPKLNAASKTARLAILYFTATWCGPCRMISPLYTSLAGKYPKVVFLKVDIDEAKDVAARWNISSVPTFFFLKNGKEVDKVVGADKSALERKIAQHAG from the exons ATGGAATCGGCAAAGATATCAGAGCTAAAGCAATTCGTAAGCGAATGCAAGTCTAACCCCTCACTTATCCACAACCCCTCTCTTGCTTTCTTCAAGTCCTATCTCCAAAG CTTGGGAGCTCGAATTCCACCAGAACCAAAAACg GAAAAAGGTGGTGACAAAATGTCAGGCACTGGGGAACATTTTGATGCCAAAAATCCTCATACAGCTactgaagatgatgatgatgatgaactTGTTGAGTCTGATATTGAGTTGGATGTTACTGATGTTGTGGAGCCTGATAATGATCCTCCACAAAAG ATGGGAAACCCTTCCATTGAAGTTACAGAAGAGAATCGGGAAGCTGCgcaaattgaaaaatcaaaagctaTGGATGCTATCTCTGAAG GTAAAATGGATGAAGCCATAGATCATCTAACTGAAGCCATCATGCTGAACCCAACTTCAGCAATATTATATGCAAGTCGAG caAGTGTCTTTGTCAAATTGAAAAAACCAAATGCTGCGATCTGTGATGCTGATGCAGCTTTACAG ATCAACCCTGACTCAGCCAAAGGATATAAAATACGAGGAATGGCAAGGGCCATTTTGGGCCGGTGGGAAGAATCAGCAAGTGATCTGCATGTAGCATCAACATTGGACTATGATGAGGAGATTGGTTTGGTGCTTAAAAAG GTTGAACCCAATGCCCGCAAAATTGAAGAGCATCACAGGAAATACGAACGCTTGCGGAAAGAAAGGGAGCTTAAAAAAGCTGAACGTGAAAGGAAAAGGCCTCAAGCTGAAGCA gATCAAGATGCATTGTCTGCTTTAAAGGATG GGGAGGTTATCAGTATTCACTCTGTTAGTGAACTGGAACCAAAGTTGAATGCTGCTTCAAAAACAGCTCGCCTGGCAATCCTATACTTCACTGCAACATGGTGTGGTCCTTGCCGTATGATTTCTCctctttacacaagcttagctGGCAAGTACCCAAAAGTTGTTTTCCTGAAAGTTGACATAGATGAGGCGAAGGACGTAGCCGCACGCTGGAATATTAGTAGCGTTCCgacctttttctttcttaaaaatgGTAAGGAGGTTGACAAGGTTGTTGGGGCAGACAAAAGTGCTCTTGAAAGGAAGATCGCACAGCATGCAGGATAG